A genomic region of Metopolophium dirhodum isolate CAU chromosome 1, ASM1992520v1, whole genome shotgun sequence contains the following coding sequences:
- the LOC132944313 gene encoding 52 kDa repressor of the inhibitor of the protein kinase-like, whose protein sequence is MCFHFSVFNFKKKKVESVDGCNNIEIKKDSLLPDGIEVDNPNLLKNETLKSTNLGKLVTAPMLKFKDAKNDFNKHSKTEYHLLSVQRANDFLINFESGFEKTVDVLFDKHLQQSIESNKKRLIPIVKTILFCARNNLPLRGHREAGSLSLESVRSYCIVGEQGILRALLAFRVDSSDTELQRHFETSPKNCTMISPKVQNEIIDVIGDVIVGKIVERVKQFRFFSLLCDETTDISTTEQMTVCIRYVDTASWILREDFLGFVKMTSTTGLAIKDAILIKLKEVGLSIDNLRGQGYDGGANMSGKHNGVQSLILNEQPLAFYTHCFSHSLNLCLSKACNVPSVKNMMGIVSSIAAFFSASAKRADKLKSVILGDSNNSQKKEKLKTLCETRWIERHDALITFKQLYVYVVHALEDISHDPNPESSCKAALYLNSVTKIDFLVAFEVTVTCFAYTLQLSISLQSKQQDISKALSDVMVIRSALEELREGADGHFKQIFKDVSDIANLANVEICMPRICGRQTQRININSKDPETYFKVSVFLPFLDFILQELDARFNQRQSDIIPLQGLIPSNFSMYDDETILKAASIYAQDLSTDDNSILKAELRIWRHQWKNMQIIPDSAIVTLPHCTAIVPNIKILLQLFATLPVTSATPERTFSTLKRLKTYLRSTMSEERLNGLALTNINKKEQLSEDEIIKLFSKKAPRRMQLEDWSK, encoded by the exons ATGTGTTTTCACTTTtctgtattcaattttaaaaaaaagaaagttgaGTCTGtc gatggttgcaataatattgaaataaaaaaagacaGCCTTTTGCCCGATGGTATAGAAGTTGACAatcctaatttattaaaaaatgagaCCCTGAAAAGTACA aaTTTGGGAAAATTAGTAACTGCACCTATGTTAAAGTTTAAAGATGCTAAGAATGACTTCAACAAACATTCAAAAACAGAATATCATCTTCTTTCTGTTCAAAGAGCAAATGACTTCCTAATCAATTTTGAAAGTGGGTTTGAAAAAACAGTTGATGTACTCTTTGATAAACATCTACAACAATCGATTGAAAGCAACAAAAAAAGGCTGATACCAATTgttaagacaatattattctgTGCTAGAAATAATTTACCGTTGCGTGGTCATCGAGAAGCTGGTTCTTTATCATTAGAAAGTGTGAGAAGTTATTGTATAGTTGGTGAACAAGGTATTCTTCGTGCACTTCTGGCTTTTCGTGTCGACAGTAGTGATACAGAACTTCAAAGACACTTTGAAACTTCCCCTAAAAACTGCACAATGATCAGCCCCAAAGTCCAGAATGAAATAATTGATGTAATTGGTGATGTAATTGTAGGGAAAATAGTTGAACGAGTCAaacaatttcgatttttttcattactatGTGATGAAACTACTGACATTAGCACTACTGAACAGATGACAGTATGTATACGATATGTAGATACGGCATCTTGGATACTTAGAGAAGATTTTCTGGGATTTGTAAAAATGACTTCAACTACTGGTTTAGCAATAAAAGatgcaatattaataaaacttaaagaaGTTGGTCTTAGCATAGATAATCTTAGAGGACAAGGTTATGATGGAGGAGCAAACATGTCTGGTAAACATAATGGTGTCCAAAGTCTAATTTTAAATGAGCAACCACTAGCATTCTATACGCATTGTTTTAGCCACTCTTTGAACCTTTGCTTATCCAAGGCCTGTAATGTTCCCTCGGTCAAAAATATGATGGGAATTGTATCAAGTATTGCTGCTTTTTTTTCTGCTTCAGCTAAGAGAGCTGATAAATTGAAATCAGTTATTTTAGGCGATAGcaataattcacaaaaaaaagaaaaattgaaaacactGTGCGAGACACGTTGGATTGAGCGTCATGACGCATTGATTACATTTAAACAATTGTATGTTTATGTAGTGCATGCTCTTGAAGATATTTCACATGATCCTAATCCTGAAAGCTCATGCAAAGcagcattatatttaaattcagtgacaaaaattgattttctcgttGCATTTGAAGTTACAGTAACTTGTTTTGCCTACACTTTGCAACTCAGTATTTCTCTTCAGAGCAAACAACAAGATATTTCTAAAGCATTATCCGACGTAATGGTTATTCGCAGTGCACTAGAAGAGCTTCGAGAAGGTGCAGATGGAcactttaaacaaatttttaaggATGTTTCTGATATTGCAAATTTAGCGAATGTAGAAATATGCATGCCTCGGATATGTGGTAGGCAAACacaaagaataaatataaattcaaaagatCCAGAGACATACTTCAAAGTATCAGTGTTTCTTCCTTTTCTTGATTTCATCCTTCAAGAATTGGATGCACGATTTAATCAACGACAAAGCGATATAATACCTTTACAGGGACTTATTCCATCAAATTTTAGTATGTACGACGATGAAACTATATTGAAGGCGGCTTCTATCTATGCTCAAGATCTTTCAACTGATGATAATTCTATTCTTAAAGCAGAGTTGCGCATTTGGAGACACCAAtggaaaaatatgcaaattataccAGATTCGGCCATTGTTACGTTACCCCATTGCACAGCTATCgtaccaaatattaaaatactcttACAATTGTTTGCAACATTGCCAGTCACCTCAGCCACACCCGAACGTACGTTTTCAACACTAAAAcgattaaaaacatatttacggTCAACCATGTCGGAAGAACGACTCAATGGATTGgcattaacaaatattaacaaaaaagaaCAATTGAGTGaggatgaaataattaaattattttccaaaaagGCACCCAGAAGGATGCAACTAGAAGACTGGagcaaataa